The window ccctccccctcccgtctTGTTTGTGTCTAGAATACGTCGTGAGCCTGTAGCTCAGTTTACACGTTTGCACCCCGTTTGCATCCTTCCTTCACACGtgcctttctctccctcagtGGCTGACCTGATCTGAGGAACCCGCCGCGTTGACGAGCTGGCGACCGTCGCCCACCTCGTGCCGTTGTCGGGAAGTGTGTGGGGGCGGTTTCCGGGTGATGGGGTTTGTGTGAGCTTGGCGACAGCCACCGGGACAGGCGAGCCCTCGGTGTTCTTTTCTTACCCACGTGTAAATAATGCTTGGAGTTTTTTTCATTAAACGTTTAAAACTTTTCCCATAAActcttaatttgtgttttttttttttaatacttctttttGGAGCAATCTGCATACCCAGCCTGGGGCTTGTCACGATCccgaaatcaaaagttgcacgctccaccgactgagccagccaggtgcccctcaggtttATATCTCTTCAGGTGCCACCGGCCCTTCTAGTAACGTGCTGGGCGATCTTGGGCCACAGGTCGGGTCGCTTCACTCCGCTTTCTGTCTGTGTCggtgaatagaagtggtgatacAGCCCGCCTGTGCAGACCTCCCCAAGCGGGTCGAGATGGCAGCAGTCGAACGTCCATGGTTGGGAGCTTGAGACGTTTCTGAAGTTCACCCGGCGACTCCGACCCCGGGCATCACCGTCGTGTGGCATGTGGAAGGAACTACCCGACGAGCTCCCGTCCTGGAGCGGGGCCGCACAGGGTCCGATGCAGTGCGTGGAGGGCGCCTATGTGCCGGCAGCGGAGACTGCGACACCACAGCCCCGGCCACGTGCAGCCAGGAAGCAGCCGCCGTGCCGGGCACCGGATCCCGCTTCTCGCGGTCGGGAGGGAGGGGGTTCGGCAGAAGAGGCGGTAGATCCTTGACTCCAGCTTGGCCCTGGGTTTGCGCACCAGGAGCGGGAGCCCCAGGCGAGCAGCTGGGGGGAAGGGTTTGTCAGCAGCCGTAGCGTTTCTGGCTTGACAAGCGCggtgtgggtggaggagggaggggagcacgCGGGGCCTCGTCCGTGGCTCGGGGAGGGGGCGGCAGGAAGCAAGCCAGAGGGAGAGACGCGGGAGAAGCCGAACTCAGATGCCGTCTAGGAAAGAGAACAACTAGCAAAACACAGGAAAACATTCAACCTGGCAGGTGACTCAGGTGTGACGTGTGGCCAGGAAGGATTTAACGACCGTGAGTGTGGCGAGGGCGTGGGAACGTCGGTGCTGTGGTGTCAGTGGGAAAGCAGCCTGGCCCTGACCAGTGGGAGCAATgaagatgttctctctctctgaggggGGAGTTCTGCCTTAGGCAGCTTTCCGGAACGTggactggtggggggggggggggtgctgagtgCTGGGAGGGGTGCGTGGGGAGCCACTGTGCTTGCATGGCTgtgagggggttggggggcagccGGGGCACGAGTGTCACGGCCCAAGTGGGTTTAGCGGTGTCCCTTGGCAGCCGAACGTTGAGAGAAGCAAGGGGGCCGGTGTGCCCGGCCAGACGGGATGTTGAAAGCCGTTCAGCATTCGACACTGAATATTCAGATGTTTAGCTGCCAGTTGTAGCCGTTACTCGCTAAAAAGTGGAAATGACCCAAACCTCCACCAACCGGCAAGTGCAGTCACGGCGCGTGAGGAGTATTACGTGGCCATCCAGAGGGGTGTGGTGTCGACACCCGCTCGCCGAGGGCCACGTGCTGTGCGATCCCACTTCCGTGAAATGTCCCAGACGGCTGCATCAGACAGAACTCAGGTGGTGGTTTTCCTGACCGGGGAGCGCGTGCTTTGGGGGTCGAAAACGTTGAGGAGTCGGACTGTGGTAACGGTTGCACACCTCTGTAAGCGTGGCGGACGTCACTGAGCGGTCACGTTTTGAAGGGGTGACTCCTACGGAGCTACGTCTCCGTTACAAatccggcggggggggggggggcacaggctATAAAAGATGGCTTGACCGGGTCCCGAAACAGGACACGGCTACACACACTTCGAAGAAGTCACAAAAGGCGCGAGTAAGCGGAGAGTGGAGAAGTAAGGGAAACGTGCCCCACGGGAGCCCTCCGACCACGGTGAACCTTGGGCAGAGGTTTTGGGAAGACGTACCAGGGGCGGAGAGAGCCGTGTCGTACGTGATACCTGGAAAGGTGGTTCGTCACAGATGCCGCCGGGACAGCCCGGGGGCCTTGCACCCAGAGGAGCCTCACGCCGGCAAAAGCCAGTAGAGCTGCCGGGAAGGCCAGGCGAGTCCGGTTCCAGCTGCGTTCGGGAACCCGGGGAAGATAAAGATACCAGATTTTCCTCGCGTACGGCCAACAGCAGACCGTGGCTCTGGCCAGCGTGGTGAGGCAAGAAAAGGGGTAAAAGGCATCcgtttggaaaggaagaaaagtccgCGTAGACTCTCCTTCGCGTGGAAAGTTTCGGGGCTCTGCCACTGGGCTGCTAGAGCCAGTGGTTGAGAACGGCCGTGGACGAGGTCGGCGTCCAGAACTCGCTCGCGTTCCTGCAGGCCAGCAGTGAGCACTTGGAGAGGGAGACTCCAGCACTGCTTACGGTGGTGCCAGAGAGTGAAATACGGGGGATACGTTTGGCACCTGCGGCATCCGTGCCCCGAGAGCCACGACGTGTTGCTGTGAAAAACGCCCATAAACGAGAGGTGCCGTCGTAACGGGACTAGAGGGGTCGGGATCGCTCAGGTGTCTGTTCTCCCCGCGTTGTTCCACGGATCCGGCACAGCCCCGACCAAAGCACCAAGAGACTTTGGCAAAAAccgacaagctgattctaaagctgatatggaggggcgcctgggtggctcggtcggttgagcgtccgacttcggctcaggtcatgatctcacggtccgtgggttcgagccccgcgtcgggctctgtgctgatggctcggagcctggagtctgctttggattcggtgtcttcctctttttctgcccctccccaacttgcgctgtgtctctcaaatataaataaacgtttaaaatttttgtttctttttacatttattcacttttgagagacagagacagagcacaagcaggggaggggcagagagagagggagacaacagaatccaatccggagcaggttccaggctccgagctgtcagcacagagcctgacgcggggcccaagctcatgacccgtgagatcatgacctgagctgaagtcggaggcttaactgactgagccaccaggcgccccgatattaaaaaattttttaacaaaaaaataaaattcacgtGGAGATACAAAGGACCCAGCATGGCCGGAACAGCTTTGAAAAActgaacaaagctggaggacttTTCCTGCCTGATCCCCAGGAACATTACAAACTTATGGCACAACAGTGAGGTGTTGGCACAAAGACACCCCCAGATCCCTGGGATGTGGTACAAGGTCTAGAGAGAGACCACAGATTTATGGGGAGGGGGTTTTCAGCAGGGGGTATTGAGGCAGTGCAGTGAGTAAAGGATGATCCTTTCAGCAAATGATGCCCGAACAGATGGCGAGCcccatgcaaaaaaagaaaaaccctttatCATTACTTCGTACCACGAACAAAAAGCAGCTTGGGACGGAAGACCTAAAGTCACAAAGCTTCTGGAAGCACAGGAGGCAAGTCTTAGTGGCCTTGGATTTggccaagatttttttaataggacagaaataattataaatcagactcctcaaaattaaaaacctttaacTCCTCACTAAGCAttgttaggaaaataaaaaggcaaaccacagactgggagaaagaaTTTCAAAGCACGTGCCGGACGGAGGACTTAGAAGTAGAATATGCGGGCAGCTTTTCAGCGGTAGGTGGAAGAATGGCCCCCCCAGAGGTGTCCGGGGCCTGCTCCCTGGAGCCCGTGACCGCATCACATGTTACAGCAggagggactttgcagatggaaTTGAAAAGTTTGAGACCGGATTGTCCCGGGTTATCCAGGTGGACCCACATGAGCTTTTAAAGGTCAGCCCGCCTTGACCTCGCCGGACTTGAAAGTGCCTTCGCCGCGACGACCAACCCCTAGAAGGGGCGTGTGGCGCACGGCTGGCAGGGGACAGACCTCAGGCCTGCGAAACCCTGCAGCCGAGTCGGCCAACAACCTGCCTGAGAAGGAAAcgggtccccccccacccccccagagccTCTGGGAAGGAAGCAGCCGGCCTGCCACTCGACTGTAGCCCCGTGAGAGCCGCGTCCCCTCCCTGCCCGCCAGCACTATAACAcactgtgttattttaagccactgagtctgtagtaatttgttacGTGGCAACGGAAATCTACACAAACGATATTCTAGTAATAGGAGACCAATgctccaaataaagaaaaaggcaaaagatttagACAGACGCCTCCCTAAAGAGGATTCACGGGTGACAGACCCAAGTCCGTGAAAAGACGCTCGGCATCTTGGTCTTCAGGGACATGCACATCGAACCAGGACGGCCGAGAGTGAGCAGACCTCCCGTCGCAGGGGTGGGCGAGGATGCGGGGCAGCCACctcactgctggcgggaatgccaAACGGTGCAAGCGCTTGGCGAGCAGTTGGGCGGCTTCAAGAACATTACTCACCCCCCCCTGCCCCGTATGACCCGACCTTGTCACCCCCGGTACGTGCTCAAGAGAAACGAAGACCTGTCCGTTGAGACTTCTCGTGATGGCTCATCGCGGCCTTGTTCGTGACAGCCAAAAATCGGAGACGGCCCCGAGGCCCGCTAAACCAACCATGGCACGTCCACGTGATGGGAAGTGCTTGACAGTGAAGCCGGACATGGCGCTGAGGTCCACGTTGGTGAGCCTCCGCGATCCTGCTGACTGATACTAGCGGGACGACGCGCACGTGCCGGAGGGTTCCGCTTCCGTAAACTTCTGGGAAACAAGCTGCCGACTGCAAGCAGACCAGCGGTTGTctggggtggggcgtgggggcaCATCTCCCGCCACATGCCTCCGATGCCAGGCCCGGCCGGGCGGGTGATGCTGCCTTCAGAGCGCGAGGCCTGCCCGCCCCACCCGGGAGCGCCAGGGGGCCCTCAAGGATGGAGTGGCGCAGCCCTGGGACACATCCTCCCTGCCCTGAACCCCAGAAGGACCAGCAGAAGCTTGATTGCAATGCCCCTTTTATTAAACACAATTGCACTTTGGAGTGAGGGTTTCCCCCGGTCTTGCGAATCTTCTGGAGGCCCCGTGGCCGCCCTCCTGCCGGCGGGCAGCCCCACTGGCTGCCGGGGCACGGTTGCCCAGACAGCAGTCCACAGTGGCCACGCAGCTCTGTCCTTTCATCTGGCGTGACCTCGGGGTGCAGGGACAGCGTCCTCACCCCGAGCACACTTCTGCCGTCCTGGGCAGGCGGTGAATGACATCATACACGTTCCGGTGACAGGCTGCAGGGAGGTAAGCGTTCCAGGAGAGCATTGCAAACACAAGGCAAACAGGCGTGCTGCTGGCCCAGAGCCCTGGGGCCCGGGAGGTAGACACAGGCAGATCTGGGCATTGGAGGGACATCCACCATGAGACGTGGGCCAACTGCTTCCGACcctgagccccgccccccacatCTTGACTAAGAGCACGGGTGCTGGGGTCGCTGCGAAGTCCCGTCTTTTCCTGTAAAGGATCAACGCACCACCGGCCCCTGGTTAAGACCAGCTGATGACAAACTGTTCTCCCATCGTCAgtgagacagggatgtccagggtctgcaaaaagagaaaaaagaaaacgtgaCCACCAAACCGTTGTCGACAGAGGTGAGGCCCGAGTGCTCGGCAGACAGGAGCCTGGGCCTGGGCGGGTGGTGCCCTCGGGgtctgccccagcccctggaggCTTCTGGCTCTGTTCCTCGCTGGCTGAGTGCTTTCAGCATGGCCCATGAGTCACCATCGGTGTGGACACAGGCAGAGGAAAGGCCCAAGCTGCAAGGGGGCCTGTCCTTCCCTGGGGACCAAGGTCCTTTTGCCCTTGTACGGCCCGGCCGGCCGGCACCGGGTCCCCAGGGTCCTTGgtacctccccccgcccctgccatcCTTGGGGACAAGCCCTCTGGCCCCATCTGCGGGGCTCTTGCCTTCGTGTCAGGGCTGTAGGTGAAGTTGGAGACAGGAACGCCATTGGAGAGGACCTGCTTGGGGGCCGTGGCCACCCCCAGGACGGTGGCCTTCCTCAGTTGCAGGCTGGCCCCCTCGCTGGTCACGTGCACCAGCTCATTCACAACGGTGTTCTGGCCAaggggagaggtggaaatggTCAGCAGAGGGCCCGGAAAGATCTGTGGGATGGGCCCCGCGCACACCCAGATGCCAGCAGGTGCATGGGGACCGCGGTCAGGGCGGCCAGCGCCCGGGCCCTGCTCGCTTCACTTAGCTGgaacagggacagggacagggggcCCCGGGGACCCCCCCAGCCCGGGTGGGTCCCGACACTCACATTCTTGGCAAGGAAGACGACCTGTGTGTAGGCCCCACGCTCGAACGTTTCCAGGCTCTCCCCGTCGTCCCAGAACAGCTCTCCTCGGGCCACCCCGTTCGTGGTCAGGGCTGCGACCAGGGCCATGGGCTGCTTTCGGGACTCCGTGGTTGTGAGGCCAAGGCCCTGGAAAAGCGGGTGGCACCTGTCACCATCTCAAGCCTGGTGGAGGCCTCCAGAGCAGGGACAGGAGGGACACTGGGCTGGGACGGCTCCGTGCTGCAGGAAGCCGGGACCCGGAGGACAGGCCACGGCCGAGGGGCTTGGACACCCGTGGCGAGCACTCCGGCCGAGGCAGACACCCTGGAGGACGTGAGAGGCCCACGCACGTTTGCAGACCGTTTCCTAAAAAGAGCCAACGGAGCAGGTGCCCCTCCGCCTGGCACGGCCGCGGATCTGTGCATCCTCAACCCTCACACGCCGTCGTCTCTGCCCGGGGCTTTGGGGACGGACCCTCCACTGGACAGACAGGCTCAGGTGGCTGGCCTGGGTACCTGCAGGGGGATGATGTGCCCGGCCCGGAGGTGGAGGTTGATGGTGTCCAGTGGGGCCGGCAGCGTCACCCACTGTCCCCTGCTGTGGATGGCAGGCGTGACGGGTGCGGGAGGCGGAGGCGGGAGGCTGCCGAGGGCCTCTGCTGGCACCTGGAGGGCGGCGTCACGTCACCAGGAGTGGGAGCCTCAGGCTCCGTGCGGGGCCCAGCAGGCCCAGCCCAGACAGGTCGTTGGGACAGAggccctgacccagggcttgGGGCGCAGCAGGACTTTGGGAGAATTGGAGTCCTGGGGAGCTACCcacttgggcctcagtttcctcatctggaaaatgggtcACTGCAAGGACCGCGTGGGAAGATCCACGCAAGGGCCACAAGCGAGCTCCCTTCCCCACGTGGCCCACAcgtggcaggggggagggaccCCTCGAGGGCCCACAGGACTCACCGTCTGCAGGTCGTACCATGTGCCAGCGGGGAAGTAACCGGTCACTTCAACCTTCCCGGCCTCGAGCACCGGGGTGATGAGCAGAGCTGCTCCCCACAGGAGCTGGCGGTCCACGGCCCAGGTGCGGGGGTCCTCGGGGAACCTTCGCACGGGAGGGGTGGGCTCGTGGGCCTGGTGACCTCTGAGGTCGGCGTGTTCAAGGGGCCTCGCGGAAGCCCCGGGAGCCGGTTCCCTCCGCCCGAGcttggcagggggtgggaggggggcggtgagggGAGTAACCCTGTCCCCTGCTGGCCTTTccggcaaactttttttttttcttcttttctttacgTGAGAAGATTGGCATCTTGTGTGACCTGCCTCCGCGATCCCACAGCGGGGCATGTGCTgatgttctctgtttctgtccaCGGGAGCgttgcctctgtttccctctgttaAACCCTCTCCCCCTTGCCTTTTGCCTTTGAGGCTTTCAGAGCCCTCTCCTGCCAGAGCACCTGTTTTCCTGTGGAACTTTCTATAGCTTCCTTTCTACACTTAAGCCTGTAATCCATCCGAAATTTACGCTTGTAGCCAGAGGGGGAGAAGATGATTTTTGCCAACAAGGAACAGATTTTTACTATCTGGGACTCATTTAGTCCACTGACTGATTACAGGTGGCATTTAATCAACTGCACGCCACCTTTTTACGTATCTGAGTCCCACTTGGGGGATATCAGTTGGGTCTCCTTCATTCGATCGGGATGGTTTTGTACCTTGTTACCCCCCGGTTGGCCTGGTCTGGACTGGGGGTTCTGCCCGGAAGGCCCCCAGCCCTGAGCTGCACTCTCATGGGGGGAGGGAGCGGCATGCACAgggcccctctcccaccccagcagGGAGGCCCCGGGACACCCCCTGCGGCAGGACGGGGCTGCCCCTGGGCCCTCGCTCCCTGACGCGGGCACTCACTCCAGGAAGAGGGGCCGGGCCACGGTCTCGCCCCCGACGTGGGCCCGGTGGAACAGCGTGTACAGGTGGGGCAGCAGCCTGTAGCGCAGGGCGAGGGCCTTCCTCATGGCTCCCTGCGCCGTCTCGCTGAACCTGTACGGCTCCTGAGGCTGCAGAGGGGCCGCGGGAGCACCGCGAGGTCACCGCCGTCCTCCCCGCCGCGGCGGGAGACCGGCTCCGCTCTCACTGCCGGTGCGGCCGCGTCCACAGCGGGACCCCGGGGGCAGACCCCCGCCCACCCGGCCCGCGCCCCTACCAGGCTGTGGAGGTCGTTGTGGTTCCGCATGAACGGGTAGAAGGCCCCCAGCTGGGTCCAGCGGACACACAGCTCCTCCGACGTGTTGCCCAGGAAGCCGCACACATCGGCCCCGACCAGCGGCACCCCCAGCAGGTTGAAGAGCAGGATTTCTGGGAGGGCGGGGTCGGGCTGGGGCTCAGGCTGCCGGAGTAGGTCCACCTGGGCCGCGGACCGCCCGCCCCTCTGGGGAGCAGACGTTGTAGCCACCGGCCCCGGCCCGGCGGTCAGTACCGCGCTGGCCCTGGTGTCTCCCACTGGGGGTCCCAAGAGCCTGCCTTGCGGACTGACTGCTTCCTGACACCTGGGTCAGCCGAGCAAAGCAGCTCTCagggttgaattgtgccccccccgccccctaaAAAGTATGTGGGAGTCCTAACCCTTTGTACTTgtgatgtgaccttatttggaaagggTCTCTGCAGGGGCACcttctgtcggttaagcatccgactttggctcaggtcatgatctcgcggttcgtgagttcaagccccgcgtcgggctctgtgctgacagctaggagccttgagcctgctttggattctgtgtctccctctctctctctgcccctcccccactcatgctctgtctctctcaaaaataaacattaaaaaaaaaaaaagagggtgtcTGCACACACGGTTAAGGTGAGGTCACAGAGCGGGTCCTGATCCAGTAGGCCTGGTGACCACGTAAGAGGAAAACCCAGACTGACGACACACACGGAGGGGACGGCCGAGCGAACACACGGGCAGAGACCAGTGACGCAGCCCCGAGCCAAGGACACGAGGACAGCGGGCAACCCCCAGAAACTGGGGGAAGCGGGAAGGAGTCGCCCCGGGGCTCCAAGCACGGCTCCTCCGACACCATCATTCAGACCGCTAGCCTCCAGGACCGCTGCCTTCCGCGCCAGCGTGGGGTGCTGTGCTCCGGCGGGCACGGTGAGCCCCCACAGCTGCTGAAGGGTCGGGTGGGTTCCAGGCCACGTCGGCCACGGCCCGCCCCACCACTGTTCAGCAGGGCCAGGCTGCGCCGGGCCATCCCTCTCCTCAGTGTCTCCTGGGCGGCCAGGAGCCGATGGGCAGGACCGGACCCAGCCCGAGGCCGTGGGGGACACCTGTCTGGGCTGCAGCAGGTCAGGGGCCCGCATGACCTCTGCCGGTCATGATCGGCGCGCACCGAGGGTCGCCCAGGGACCTGCCGCTCGAGGGGGCTTCAGAGATAGGCCTGCAGCGCTGGCGGGCGCACCTGCCCTAGGGCGAGGTCAGAGCCCGCGGCACCTGTGGCAGAGCGGCTTCCGGAAGGAGGAATGGACTCCTGCCCCAGAGCTCGCCCACCAGCGCTTCCCCACGGCCCGAGGGTCTGCGCGTGGTCCTGCCACTGCCGAAAGTGCTATCAGGAGGCTTGCAGGCTGCAGGTGGAGGCTCCCCTCAGCTGCCCACGTGGTGACCCTGGGAGGccaccccagccccttccccagagCTCCCGAGCCCTGTCTGCCTAACGTGCGTCACGGCATCAGAGCTCTTGACAACTCAAGTCGAAGTGCCTCtctgcagaggggtgggggtgggggtggggggtggacggCGCCTGCAGGCTGGGCTCAGACAGGATGCGGTCGCCGGAAGGGACACCACAAGAGGACGGGATCTGACTGCTTTGCAGGCAGCGGCTGGGGCAAATCGGGGACTTCTGGAAAGCCCATCGCCGCCCACCAGTGTGGCGCCACAGGTGAGCCGACCTGCGCAGGTGCACAGGGGCCCCAGGTGAGTCAGTGGCGGGGCCCCATGGCGTGGCAGTGGCATCTCCCTGAGCTGAGCCGAGCCGGGCGCTCCGGTCTGGGCCCACGGCCACCCTCTCCGAGCCGCCCTCCTGACAGGCGCTCTCACCTGGCACAGTGTACGACAGCTGCTCCCAGCTGCTCCACACGTCCCCTGTCCAGTGGCCGGCGTATCGGCCGTGGCCCGCGAAGGTCGAGCGGGAGATCACGAAGGGGCGCGTCCCCCGAGCCTTGACCAGGGCcctgagtggggcagggagaccGAGCAGTGGCCTGGCGCCCGGAGGGGCAGCAGGGCGGCAGGGCCGAGAGCAAGCAGCCCCGAGGGCCGAggccgggaggagggaggggaggctctGTCCGAGCCACCAGACCACCCTGGATGATGAGCCGTGTCACAGGGAGGAGGACGGCCGTCCCTCCCGGCTCCCCCTGGGAGTCTGTGCGCGGTCACCGCCGGCCCTCCCTCTGACGCCCCCGCCCCGCACAGCGCCAAGCGGGCCCCTCACCTGTGGGAGGCAAGGGCTTCTGTCAGGCCGTACAGGTTGTGCAGGTTGTAATGCGTGGAGAGGAACTGGTGGCTGGAGGCACAGATGGTGGCTGCCCGCAGGGTCCCGCCAACCACCCCTGGAAGAGAAGGAGGCCGCTCCCGTCCGTGGCCGGCCGGtgccccccatccccagcccGGAGCGCCCTCGGAACTCGGGGCGTGTCCCTGTATCGTCTCCTCTGTTCCACAGATGGGGACGAGGTGGACACAGAGGCCGGCAGACCGCAGACGTCACCCCCCGCCTGCTCTTGACCTGTTTCAAGTCCTTCCCTGTTCCCATCCCTAAGCCCGCAATGCCTTCCCTCTGGAGGGCCACGCCTCAGTGGCAGGTGTGCTGGTCCACACTGCCTGGCTCATGTCTCCCCAGCCTGACCTTCCTCCTGGTCTTGCCCTCCCCTTTCCCGGGTGGCCGTGCCCATCGGCTCCTCAGAAAGGACAGCTCTGAGTCTCCCAAACCAGAGAAGCAAAAGCCCTGATCTGAGCCTCAGGCAGCTGGGGCCAGGGGGCCGGCGGGTGAGGGCTGGCAGGAGGGGGAGCTCGCCTGGCACGTAGGGCGGGTTCTCCAGGTCACTGTCGGGGCAGCCGTCCACAGAGCCCTTGACGAAGTTGGATGGCTCGTTCATATCCTGTAAGACAGGCCCCGGAGGTGGGCGCCCTGCCCCGGGCAGAGGCTGGGCCGGTCCCACAGCCCACGGGACACTTACGATCCACATGCCGTCGAAAGGCACCTGGGCGTGGAACTCAGCCACCATGTCCTGCCACCAGTCAAGGGCCTCGGGGCTGGTGAAGTCGGGGAAGGCGGTCAATCCGGGCCACACCTGGAGGAAAGGCCAGAGGGGAGACCGGGCCCCCCAGAGCTCCAGCCTCGCTCACCTGCCTGGGGGTGAAGGGCTacgggggggggagggtcatCGGTGGTAGGGGCCGTGGGACTCTACTGAGACCTCCCTTTCAGACACAGGCCCCAGAACCGAGTCTCAAATGACTGCACTCCTGGGAGCCTCCCCGGCCTCCCCGCAGCTGGGACCCCCTTCCTGTTGGTTCTGGGCACACCCTGGAACCGGGAGTTTAGGACTGTGCCGGGCGCCCCGTGGGAGGGCCTGGGAAGCCCCCAGGGGCTGGA of the Neofelis nebulosa isolate mNeoNeb1 chromosome 16, mNeoNeb1.pri, whole genome shotgun sequence genome contains:
- the GAA gene encoding lysosomal alpha-glucosidase isoform X2; the protein is MTKLPTLTCCARPHWAWHWVPAFLEDQRSRQQALRGALGDPACPQPGLIHTLQRGPPGGALRGGRAPEAGRPGAFLQLSTSLPSQHITGLAEHLGSLMLSTNWTKITLWNRDIAPEPNVNLYGSHPFYLVLEDGGPAHGVFLLNSNAMDVVLQPSPALSWRSTGGILDMYIFLGPEPKSVVRQYLEVVGSPFMPPYWGLGLHLCRWGSTSTAVTRQVVENMTRADFPLDTQWNDLDYMDARRDFTFNKDGFGDLPAMVQELHRSGRHYVMIVDPAISSSSPPGSYRPYDEGLRRKVFITNDTGQPLIGKVWPGLTAFPDFTSPEALDWWQDMVAEFHAQVPFDGMWIDMNEPSNFVKGSVDGCPDSDLENPPYVPGVVGGTLRAATICASSHQFLSTHYNLHNLYGLTEALASHRALVKARGTRPFVISRSTFAGHGRYAGHWTGDVWSSWEQLSYTVPEILLFNLLGVPLVGADVCGFLGNTSEELCVRWTQLGAFYPFMRNHNDLHSLPQEPYRFSETAQGAMRKALALRYRLLPHLYTLFHRAHVGGETVARPLFLEFPEDPRTWAVDRQLLWGAALLITPVLEAGKVEVTGYFPAGTWYDLQTVPAEALGSLPPPPPAPVTPAIHSRGQWVTLPAPLDTINLHLRAGHIIPLQGLGLTTTESRKQPMALVAALTTNGVARGELFWDDGESLETFERGAYTQVVFLAKNNTVVNELVHVTSEGASLQLRKATVLGVATAPKQVLSNGVPVSNFTYSPDTKTLDIPVSLTMGEQFVISWS